In a genomic window of Erinaceus europaeus chromosome 12, mEriEur2.1, whole genome shotgun sequence:
- the PRR11 gene encoding proline-rich protein 11 isoform X2, giving the protein MWSLYNWCKNCITQRLAVLKDTIFPSRLCLRELHNLKQRFRTLENELSRLQEALKAVSGSSSCPSCGQTCFRRDKPTNVPACAVTASAEPQAILPPMLPQPASYLPPPPPPPPPPPLPPPPPPMAPLLLRKSDHMKTRQGEQLKKDAPMQITVKDLLTVKLKKTQSLDERKKLESSLKAPNPLVTVSDLQRVTLKSNSKVLSTRVTNVLITPGKSQMDLRKLLRKVDVERSPGGTPLTNKENMETGTGLTPVMTRALKRKFQLAHPRSPTQTLPLSTSGFDEQN; this is encoded by the exons AGATTAGCAGTATTGAAAGACACCATCTTTCCATCTCGTCTCTGTCTCCGAGAACTTCACAATCTGAAACAACGGTTTCGCACTTTGGAAAATGAATTATCCAGACTCCAGGAAGCACTTAAG GCAGTCTCGGGAAGTTCTTCCTGTCCAAGCTGTGGTCAAACGTGTTTCAGAAGAGATAAACCTACAAATGTGCCTGCCTGTGCTGTAACAGCCTCTGCAGAGCCCCAAGCTATACTTCCTCCGATGCTGCCTCAGCCAGCCAGCTatctacctcctcctccaccacctccgcctcctcctcctttgcctcCACCTCCACCGCCAATGGCACCTTTGCTGCTCAGAAAATCTGACCACATGAAAACCCGCCAG GgtgaacaattaaaaaaagatgcacCCATGCAGATAACAGTTAAAGATCTACTGACTGTGAAACTAAAGAAGACGCAGAGTCTTGATGAAAGGAAGAAG CTTGAATCATCACTGAAGGCACCAAATCCACTAGTTACTGTCTCTGACCTGCAACGTGTTACCCTGAAATCGAATTCCAAAGTCTTGTCAACTCGAGTTACAAATGTCTTGAT TACTCCTGGTAAAAGCCAAATGGATCTACGAAAACTACTTAGAAAAGTTGATGTAGAAAG AAGCCCAGGTGGAACCCCactcaccaataaagaaaatatggaaACAGGAACTGGACTGACCCCAGTAATGACCCGAGCCTTAAAGAGAAAGTTTCAG ctCGCTCATCCCAGAAGTCCAACTCAAACTTTGCCACTTTCTACAAGCGGCTTTGATGAACAAAACTGA
- the SMG8 gene encoding nonsense-mediated mRNA decay factor SMG8, with protein MAGPVTLRELLMGASAWPAPESPEGSATESGGSSAGGPEPPWREDEICVVGIFGKTALRLNSEKFSLVNTVCDRQVFPLFRQQDPGNPVPGIKPEAGAAGEAGAAGDPGAGAGDPARGGGAAAEGNRNEPGAQDFSLLQAYYNQESKVLYLLLTSICDNSQLLRACRALQSGEAGGVLSLPHAEAHEFWKHQEKLQCLSLLYLFSVCHILLLVHPTCSFDITYDRVFRALDGLRQKVLPLLKTAIKDCPVGKDWKLNCRPCPPRLLFLFQLNGALKVDPPRNQDPAHPDKPKKHSPKRRLQHALEDQIYRIFRKSRVLTNQSINCLFTVPANQAFVYIVPGSQEEDPVGMLLDQLRSHCTVKDPESLLVPAPLSGPRRYQVMRQHNRQQLSFHIDSSSSSSSGQLVDFTLREFLWQHVELVLSKKGFDDSVGRNPQPSHFELPTYQKWISAASKLYEVAIDGKEEDLGSPTGELTSKILSSIKVLEGFLDIDTKFSENRCQKALPMAHSAYQSNLPHNYTMTVHKNQLAQALRVYSQHARGPAFHKYAMQLHEDCYKFWSNGHQLCEERSLTDQHCVHKFHSLPKSGEKPEADRNPPVLYHNSRARSTGACNCGRKQAPRDDPFDIKAANYDFYQLLEEKCCGKLDHINFPVFEPSTPDPAPAKNESSPAPPDADADKLKEKEPQTQGESTSLSLALSLGQSTDSLGTYPADPQAGGDNPEVHGQGEVKTEKRPNLVDRQASTVEYLPGMLHSNCPKGLLPKFSSWSLVKLGPAKSYNFHTGLDQQGFIPGTNYLMPWDIVIRTRAEDEGDLDTNSWPAPNKAIPGKRSAVVMGRGRRRDDIARAFVGFEYEDSRGRRFMCSGPDKVMKVMGNGPKESALKALNSDMPLYILSSSQGRGLKPHYAQLMRLFVVVPDAPLQIVLVPQVQPGPPPCPVFYPEKQEITLPPDGLWVLRFPYAYVTERGPCFPPKENVQLMSYKMLRGVLKAVTQ; from the exons ATGGCGGGTCCTGTCACCTTGAGAGAGCTTCTGATGGGAGCTTCAGCCTGGCCTGCCCCGGAAAGTCCCGAAGGGTCCGCTACAGAAAGTGGAGGGAGCTCGGCGGGCGGACCGGAGCCTCCTTGGCGAGAGGATGAGATCTGCGTGGTGGGAATCTTCGGCAAGACGGCTCTGCGACTGAATTCAGAGAAGTTCTCACTTGTGAATACGGTGTGCGACCGCCAGGTCTTTCCTCTGTTTCGCCAACAAGACCCCGGGAACCCGGTGCCCGGGATCAAGCCCGAGGCTGGTGCTGCAGGGGAGGCGGGTGCGGCCGGAGACCCTGGCGCGGGGGCCGGGGATCCAGCTCGGGGAGGTGGAGCAGCCGCGGAAGGAAACCGAAATGAGCCAGGCGCCCAGGActtcagcctcctgcaggccTATTACAATCAAGAAAGTAAAGTTCTCTATCTGCTTCTGACTTCCATCTGTGACAATTCCCAGCTTTTACGGGCTTGTCGGGCCCTGCAGAGTGGGGAAGCTGGAGGGGTTCTCTCTTTACCTCATGCAGAAGCGCACGAGTTCTGGAAGCATCAAGAGAAGCTGCAGTGCCTCAGTCTCCTTTACCTGTTCTCTGTCTGCCACATCCTGCTACTGGTTCACCCTACTTGTTCCTTTGACATCACTTACGATCGAGTATTCAGAGCCTTGGATGGACTAAGACAGAAAGTATTGCCCCTCCTTAAAACAGCCATCAAGGACTGTCCAGTTGGCAAAGACTGGAAGCTCAACTGCCGACCTTGCCCACCTCGACTCCTTTTCCTGTTTCAACTCAATGGCGCCCTCAAGGTAGATCCTCCTCGGAATCAAGACCCAGCTCATCCAGACAAGCCCAAGAAGCATTCTCCCAAAAGGAGGCTGCAGCATGCTCTGGAGGACCAGATTTATAGAATCTTCCGAAAGAGTCGTGTGTTGACTAATCAGAGTATCAACTGCCTCTTTACTGTGCCTGCCAACCAGGCTTTTGTGTACATAGTTCCCGGAAGTCAGGAGGAGGACCCGGTAGGCATGTTGCTGGACCAACTAAGGAGCCATTGCACTGTGAAGGACCCAGAATCTTTGCTGGTGCCGGCACCCCTCTCTGGGCCCAGGAGATACCAGGTGATGAGGCAGCACAACCGGCAACAACTTTCTTTCCACATTGACAGCAGCAGTTCCAGTTCTTCAGGGCAACTAGTGGATTTTACTCTTCGGGAATTCCTATGGCAGCATGTGGAACTGGTCCTAAGCAAGAAAGGTTTTGATGACAGTGTGGGCAGGAACCCTCAGCCATCCCATTTTGAACTCCCCACTTACCAGAAGTGGATCTCAGCAGCTTCGAAACTGTATGAAGTTGCTATTGATGGgaaagaggaggacctggggtctcCAACTGGGGAGCTAACATCGAAGATTTTAAGCAGTATTAAAGTGTTGGAAGGATTTTTGGATATTGACACCAAATTTTCGGAAAATCGGTGCCAAAAAGCTTTGCCCATGGCCCACAGTGCCTACCAGTCAAATTTGCCTCATAATTATACAATGACTGTCCATAAGAATCAACTTGCCCAGGCTCTTCGAGTGTACAGTCAACATGCGAGGGGTCCAGCCTTTCATAAATATGCCATGCAGTTACATGAGGACTGCTATAAGTTCTGGAGCAATGGGCATCAGCTCTGTGAAGAGAGGAGTTTAACTGATCAACACTGTGTACATAAATTTCACTCATTGCCTAAATCAG GGGAAAAACCGGAGGCTGATAGAAATCCTCCGGTGCTATATCACAATAGCCGAGCACGATCCACTGGGGCCTGTAACTGTGGAAGGAAACAAGCACCTCGAGATGATCCCTTTGATATCAAGGCAGCTAACTATGACTTTTATCAG CTTCTGGAAGAAAAATGTTGTGGAAAATTGGATCATATCAATTTCCCAGTATTTGAACCAAGTACTCCAGATCCTGCACCTGCCAAAAATGAATCTTCTCCTGCCCCTCCAGATGCAGATGCAGataaacttaaagaaaaagaacCTCAAACCCAAGGAGAAAGCACAAGCTTGAGCTTAGCTTTGAGTTTAGGTCAATCCACAGATAGTTTAGGTACCTATCCAGCTGATCCTCAGGCAGGAGGAGATAATCCAGAAGTTCATGGTCAAGGAGAAGTAAAAACTGAGAAAAGACCAAACTTAGTTGATAGACAGGCATCTACAGTTGAATATCTTCCAGGCATGCTACATTCAAATTGTCCTAAAGGTCTCCTACCCAAATTTTCCAGTTGGTCTTTGGTTAAACTAGGCCCTGCTAAGTCTTACAACTTTCATACAGGTTTGGACCAACAGGGCTTCATTCCAGGAACAAATTATCTTATGCCTTGGGACATTGTCATTAGGACTAGAGCTGAAGACGAAGGGGACCTAGACACAAATTCTTGGCCTGCTCCAAATAAAGCTATTCCTGGAAAGAGAAGTGCAGTTGTGATGGGAAGAGGAAGACGACGAGATGACATAGCTCGTGCATTTGTGGGCTTTGAATATGAAGACTCTCGAGGTCGGAGATTTATGTGCTCGGGACCTGACAAAGTAATGAAAGTCATGGGAAACGGACCAAAGGAATCGGCATTAAAGGCTTTGAACAGTGATATGCCCTTATATATTCTGTCATCATCTCAGGGGAGAGGGCTAAAACCACATTATGCTCAGCTCATGAGGCTGTTTGTTGTAGTTCCTGATGCTCCTTTACAGATAGTACTAGTGCCTCAG GTTCAACCAGGCCCACCACCATGTCCTGTATTCTACCCAGAAAAACAAGAAATTACTCTCCCACCTGATGGCCTCTGGGTTCTGAGGTTCCCTTATGCATATGTGACTGAGAGAGGACCTTGTTTCCCTCCAAAGGAAAATGTGCAGTTAATGAGTTACAAGATGCTCCGTGGAGTTCTTAAGGCAGTAACACAATAA